The following nucleotide sequence is from candidate division WOR-1 bacterium RIFOXYB2_FULL_36_35.
TCCGGTAGCAAAAATTGGAGATTTTGGTAAATTTAAATATAAACAGACAAAGCATGCTAAGGAATCTAGAAAATCCCAAAAAGCTTCTGTTTTAAAAGAGGTTAAACTTTCTGCCAAAATTGGCGAGCATGATTTAACTGTCAGGGTTAATAGATCTCGTGAGTTTCTTGAAAAAGGGCATAAAGTTAAGGTTAGCCTGTATTTTAAGGGTAGAGAAGTGACCCATAAGGAAATAGGAGAAAGGGTTGTTCAGAAATTAGTTGACAGAGTGGTTGATTTTGGTGTTCCTGAAGGGAAATATAAGATGGAAGGGAGAAGTATGGTACTAATTATAGTACCTAAATAATTTT
It contains:
- a CDS encoding translation initiation factor IF-3 yields the protein MLRNYYVNEGIRVPEVRLIDDEGGQLGVMRTSEALGLAKEKELDLILISSGAKPPVAKIGDFGKFKYKQTKHAKESRKSQKASVLKEVKLSAKIGEHDLTVRVNRSREFLEKGHKVKVSLYFKGREVTHKEIGERVVQKLVDRVVDFGVPEGKYKMEGRSMVLIIVPK